In Arthrobacter sp. CDRTa11, one DNA window encodes the following:
- a CDS encoding glycoside hydrolase family 27 protein: MTLAQTPPMGWNSWDCYGTTVTEEEVLANASFMAEHLLPYGWETVVVDIQWYEPAARVGGYNDGAALELDAFGRQLPAVNRFPSAADGVGFKDLADRIHGLGLKFGVHIMRGIPRQAVRDRLPVEGTDFTADQAADQSSVCDWNTDNFGLNHQHPGAQAYYDSQLRLFAAWGVDFVKADDMLGPYYADEIAAYRLAISRSGREIALSLSPGRALSLAHLEHLRSNSQMWRVSDDLWDVWEDVEAQFARMARWAPHQRAGAWADADMLPVGRIALRAERGAERLSRLTMDEQRTMMTLWCVSRSPLMLGCDLPSSPPETLELLTNRDLLDVLNASRANRELLRDGDLVLWAAEGTTSEDRFVAVFNTGTGDLVRSLPLGDLGLASASWKAREAWSGNDAVLGLKDDLPALDVKLPGHGSQLFRFTAE; this comes from the coding sequence ATGACACTCGCTCAGACACCGCCCATGGGCTGGAACAGTTGGGACTGCTACGGCACCACGGTCACTGAGGAGGAGGTGCTGGCCAACGCTTCCTTTATGGCTGAACACCTGCTGCCCTATGGCTGGGAGACGGTGGTTGTGGACATCCAGTGGTACGAACCCGCAGCCCGCGTAGGCGGCTATAACGATGGTGCCGCCCTGGAACTCGACGCCTTCGGACGGCAGCTTCCTGCCGTGAACAGGTTCCCCTCAGCCGCTGACGGAGTTGGCTTTAAGGACCTTGCGGACAGGATCCACGGCCTGGGCCTCAAATTCGGCGTACACATCATGCGCGGCATTCCGCGGCAGGCAGTCAGGGACCGTCTTCCAGTGGAAGGCACTGATTTCACTGCTGACCAGGCTGCCGACCAATCCTCCGTCTGTGATTGGAATACGGACAACTTCGGGCTGAATCACCAGCACCCGGGTGCCCAGGCCTACTACGACTCCCAGCTGCGCCTCTTTGCCGCCTGGGGCGTGGACTTCGTCAAGGCTGACGACATGCTGGGTCCCTACTACGCGGACGAGATAGCGGCCTATCGGCTCGCCATCTCGCGTTCTGGGCGGGAAATCGCCCTGAGCCTGTCGCCAGGCCGCGCGCTGTCCCTGGCCCACCTGGAACACCTGCGCTCCAACTCCCAGATGTGGCGGGTGTCCGATGACCTCTGGGATGTCTGGGAGGACGTGGAGGCGCAGTTCGCCAGGATGGCCCGCTGGGCACCCCACCAGCGCGCAGGCGCCTGGGCAGATGCCGACATGCTGCCCGTGGGCAGGATTGCACTCAGGGCCGAGCGCGGTGCCGAGCGGCTGAGCCGGCTGACCATGGATGAACAGCGGACCATGATGACCCTCTGGTGTGTGTCGCGGTCGCCGCTGATGCTGGGCTGCGACCTGCCGTCCTCGCCCCCGGAAACGCTTGAGCTCCTCACCAACCGTGACCTCCTCGACGTCCTGAACGCCAGCCGCGCCAACCGCGAACTGCTGCGCGACGGCGATCTTGTCCTGTGGGCAGCGGAAGGCACGACGTCGGAGGACCGTTTTGTGGCGGTCTTCAACACCGGGACAGGGGACTTGGTCCGCTCGCTTCCGCTGGGTGACCTTGGTTTGGCCTCCGCATCATGGAAGGCGCGCGAGGCCTGGAGCGGCAACGATGCCGTGCTCGGCCTGAAGGATGACTTGCCGGCGCTGGACGTGAAGCTGCCCGGCCATGGCTCACAGCTCTTCCGCTTCACAGCGGAGTAG
- a CDS encoding glycoside hydrolase family 43 protein, with product MTKSRSWTTRAAGLAAAFGIALTAAALPPAAGAAIEHRPAIEQRPAIEQLLAAEQKQAGAQKQAGAQKQQADLPGGKTVVGQTSPIHDPALIIADDGTWYVYSTGLLNRENGGTIQIWSSSDQGTTWEYSGTVWDKIPAWIDEHFADGELPGNLWAPEITEHNGTYYLYYSASRFGGNNSLTALATNTTLDPNDPSYEWVDQGLVVSSPAMGLDPNNPGKTFNAIDAGIIEDADGTPYMAIGSFWYGIFLVPIEWPTGKPVADWQSKTVNIADRFMPGNPVEAPYITRHGGYYYLIVSFDSCCRGADSTYKVAVGRSTSVKGPYLDKDGRDMFGGGGSVVLDSHGAITGPGGQSVFGDYLAFHYYDGSNQDIPYFPTLGLQKINWVDGWPAFDQTVELPAVQKQPKPVSVDAGKKAVFAATATGTPGPVAVWETSSDGGATWAQLESQPITKRTDEGTYSSTLELAAASTEDDSLKPDLLVRAVFRNAHGSVTTDAVGLSVR from the coding sequence ATGACGAAGTCACGATCTTGGACAACGCGCGCAGCGGGATTGGCAGCGGCTTTTGGCATCGCGCTGACAGCGGCGGCACTGCCGCCGGCCGCGGGCGCAGCCATTGAACACAGACCAGCGATAGAACAGAGGCCGGCAATAGAACAGCTGCTGGCTGCTGAGCAGAAGCAGGCCGGGGCGCAGAAGCAGGCTGGAGCGCAGAAGCAGCAGGCCGACCTGCCAGGCGGCAAAACGGTGGTGGGCCAGACCTCGCCAATCCACGATCCCGCGCTGATCATCGCCGACGACGGCACGTGGTACGTCTATTCCACCGGACTGCTGAACAGGGAGAACGGCGGGACCATCCAGATCTGGTCCTCCTCGGACCAGGGAACCACGTGGGAGTACAGCGGCACGGTCTGGGACAAGATTCCGGCGTGGATTGATGAGCACTTCGCCGACGGCGAGCTGCCGGGCAACCTGTGGGCGCCGGAAATCACCGAACACAACGGAACCTACTACCTGTACTACTCGGCGTCGCGCTTTGGCGGGAACAACTCTTTGACCGCCCTGGCCACCAACACCACTCTTGACCCCAACGACCCCAGCTACGAGTGGGTGGACCAGGGCCTGGTGGTCTCCTCCCCCGCCATGGGGCTGGATCCGAACAACCCCGGCAAGACGTTCAACGCGATCGACGCCGGCATCATCGAAGATGCGGACGGCACCCCCTATATGGCCATCGGCTCGTTCTGGTACGGGATCTTCCTGGTGCCCATCGAGTGGCCCACCGGCAAGCCTGTGGCCGACTGGCAGTCCAAGACCGTCAATATCGCGGACCGCTTTATGCCGGGCAACCCCGTGGAGGCCCCGTACATCACCCGGCACGGCGGCTACTACTACCTGATTGTCTCCTTCGATTCCTGCTGCCGGGGCGCGGACTCCACCTACAAAGTGGCGGTGGGCCGCTCCACGTCGGTGAAGGGCCCCTACCTGGACAAGGACGGCCGCGACATGTTCGGCGGCGGCGGGTCCGTGGTGCTGGATTCGCACGGTGCAATCACGGGCCCGGGCGGACAGTCGGTTTTTGGCGACTACCTGGCGTTCCACTACTACGACGGGTCCAACCAGGACATCCCGTACTTTCCCACACTGGGACTGCAGAAGATCAACTGGGTGGACGGCTGGCCCGCTTTTGACCAGACCGTGGAGCTCCCGGCGGTACAGAAGCAGCCGAAGCCGGTATCCGTGGACGCCGGGAAGAAGGCCGTGTTCGCCGCCACAGCCACCGGGACGCCGGGCCCGGTAGCTGTCTGGGAGACGTCCTCCGACGGCGGGGCCACCTGGGCGCAGCTTGAATCCCAGCCCATCACCAAGCGGACGGACGAGGGCACGTACAGTTCCACCCTCGAGTTGGCGGCCGCTTCCACGGAGGACGACTCCCTAAAGCCGGATCTTCTGGTGCGCGCCGTTTTCCGCAACGCCCACGGCTCGGTGACCACCGACGCCGTCGGACTTTCCGTGCGGTAA
- a CDS encoding MMPL family transporter gives MALLLYRLGKFSYRHRWLVVSAWLAVLVAVGGSAAAFHGTMSNNFQIPGTETQQMLDKLKADLPASSGGTAGIVFEADGDGFSQEGKAAVTAALAKLGTLPDVQGTVDPFATQAQLDQGAADLAAGEQKAAAGKAQLDKSAADLAAGAAQLAQAEQQMKAAGLPDAAIEAQLGQQKAAIAAGQQQLDAGRKELEAGTAELELGKRRIAASEGMRFVSEDGKAALAQVQFKTSINAIDPAVRKEVQEIAQEVSSAGVTSYASKEITEDVSDLFGISEILGIAIAALVLIVMLGTLIAAGLPLLMAVVGVAVGVGGTFALTSVVDMSSISPMLALMLGLAVGIDYSLFIVNRHRNQLLAGMDAEESAALATGTSGNAVLFAGLTVIIALAALVVPGLPFLAVMGLSAAATVAVAVVVALTLTPAVLSLVGRRLISRRKWAKAEAHNAAPGHEEADRTKEERRSSHGWGGLVTRHPILALLAGVVLLGVLALPASQLRLALPDGGSEPVDSQAYKAYDATKRSFGEGMTGPIVVVGEFPAGLSEAEAVSKQYDVADILRGVDNVTAAVPVALSEDRRTAVFQVIPREGPASASTVQVVSELRARNAEIKDSTGVTVGLTGQTAGNIDVSTKLGDALPPYLAIVVGLSLILLLLVFRSIVVPLLATGGFLLSLAAAFGAVVAVYQWGWLGTVFDVPNPGAVLSFLPIILIGVLFGLAMDYQVFITSGMRESYMHGETAKHAVRTGFSHAAAVVTAAAIIMVSVFSGFVFSHLTMVRPLGFAMAFGVLVDAFVVRMTIVPAVMYLLGEKAWWLPAWLDRILPDVDVEGAKLRADEPAANLREKEGSVH, from the coding sequence ATGGCCTTACTCCTTTACCGCCTGGGCAAGTTTTCCTACCGCCACCGCTGGCTGGTGGTCTCGGCGTGGCTCGCCGTCCTCGTCGCCGTCGGCGGCTCGGCAGCCGCCTTCCACGGCACCATGTCCAACAACTTCCAGATCCCCGGGACTGAAACCCAGCAGATGCTGGACAAGCTGAAGGCGGACCTTCCGGCTTCCTCGGGCGGCACCGCCGGAATCGTTTTCGAGGCCGACGGCGATGGGTTCAGCCAGGAGGGCAAGGCCGCCGTGACGGCCGCGCTGGCCAAGCTCGGCACCCTGCCCGACGTCCAGGGAACAGTGGATCCGTTCGCCACCCAGGCCCAGCTTGACCAGGGAGCAGCGGACCTGGCCGCGGGCGAGCAGAAAGCTGCGGCCGGGAAGGCGCAGCTGGACAAGTCCGCCGCAGATCTCGCTGCGGGAGCTGCCCAGCTGGCCCAGGCTGAACAGCAGATGAAGGCTGCCGGGCTTCCCGACGCTGCCATCGAGGCCCAGCTGGGCCAGCAGAAAGCGGCGATTGCCGCCGGCCAGCAGCAGCTCGACGCCGGGCGGAAGGAGCTCGAGGCGGGCACCGCTGAGCTGGAACTCGGCAAACGCCGGATCGCGGCTTCCGAAGGCATGCGCTTTGTCTCCGAGGATGGGAAGGCAGCACTCGCCCAGGTGCAGTTCAAGACGTCCATCAATGCGATCGATCCGGCTGTCCGTAAAGAAGTCCAGGAGATCGCCCAGGAAGTATCGTCGGCAGGCGTCACGTCCTACGCCAGCAAAGAGATCACCGAGGATGTTTCCGACTTGTTCGGAATTTCCGAGATCCTCGGCATCGCCATTGCAGCCCTGGTGCTGATCGTCATGCTGGGCACCCTGATTGCCGCCGGCTTGCCGCTCCTGATGGCAGTGGTGGGAGTCGCCGTGGGCGTGGGCGGCACGTTCGCCCTCACCAGCGTGGTGGACATGAGTTCCATTTCACCCATGTTGGCCCTCATGCTGGGCCTTGCCGTGGGCATCGATTACTCCCTCTTCATCGTGAACCGGCACCGGAACCAGCTGCTGGCGGGGATGGATGCGGAGGAGTCCGCCGCCCTGGCCACCGGCACGTCCGGCAACGCCGTACTGTTCGCCGGACTCACCGTCATCATCGCGCTCGCGGCCCTGGTGGTGCCCGGCCTCCCCTTCCTGGCGGTGATGGGCCTTTCTGCCGCGGCCACAGTGGCAGTCGCCGTCGTGGTTGCCCTGACCCTCACGCCGGCGGTCCTGTCACTCGTGGGCCGGCGCCTGATTTCCCGGCGCAAATGGGCGAAGGCCGAAGCGCACAATGCTGCACCCGGCCACGAAGAAGCAGACCGTACCAAGGAAGAGCGCCGGAGCAGCCATGGCTGGGGTGGCCTGGTCACCCGCCATCCCATCCTGGCCCTCCTGGCCGGCGTGGTGCTGCTGGGTGTGCTGGCCCTGCCGGCCAGCCAGCTCCGGCTGGCACTGCCCGACGGCGGCTCGGAACCCGTGGACTCCCAGGCCTACAAGGCGTACGACGCCACCAAGCGCAGCTTCGGCGAGGGCATGACCGGCCCCATCGTGGTGGTGGGGGAGTTCCCTGCCGGCCTGAGCGAAGCCGAAGCGGTGTCAAAACAGTACGACGTGGCCGACATCCTGCGGGGTGTGGACAACGTCACTGCGGCCGTCCCGGTTGCCCTCAGCGAGGACCGACGCACGGCCGTCTTCCAGGTCATCCCCCGGGAAGGCCCCGCCAGCGCGAGCACCGTCCAGGTGGTCTCCGAACTGCGTGCCAGGAACGCCGAAATCAAGGACTCCACGGGCGTTACCGTCGGCCTCACCGGGCAGACCGCCGGCAACATCGACGTCTCCACAAAACTGGGCGACGCCCTGCCCCCCTACCTGGCGATCGTCGTCGGGCTCTCCCTGATCCTCCTGCTCCTGGTGTTCCGCTCTATCGTGGTGCCGCTGCTGGCCACGGGCGGATTCCTGCTGTCCCTGGCGGCTGCGTTCGGCGCCGTCGTGGCCGTCTACCAGTGGGGCTGGCTGGGTACGGTGTTTGACGTTCCCAACCCCGGCGCGGTGCTCAGCTTCCTGCCCATCATCCTGATCGGCGTGCTGTTCGGCCTGGCCATGGACTACCAGGTGTTCATCACCTCGGGCATGCGGGAGTCCTACATGCACGGCGAAACCGCCAAACACGCCGTGCGGACAGGTTTCAGCCACGCCGCCGCAGTGGTCACCGCCGCGGCCATCATCATGGTCAGCGTCTTTTCCGGGTTCGTCTTCAGCCACCTGACCATGGTGCGACCGCTCGGTTTTGCCATGGCGTTCGGCGTCCTGGTGGATGCCTTTGTGGTTCGCATGACCATTGTTCCTGCCGTCATGTACCTGCTCGGCGAAAAGGCCTGGTGGCTGCCCGCGTGGCTGGACCGCATCCTGCCCGATGTTGACGTGGAGGGCGCGAAACTCCGGGCGGACGAACCAGCCGCGAACCTGAGGGAAAAAGAGGGTTCAGTACATTAG
- a CDS encoding pentapeptide repeat-containing protein yields the protein MTPTPQNRITPTLDLGQLRPDCGNCFALCCTAFGFTRSADFAIDKPAGTPCRNLGQDFSCTIHDRLRPRGFSGCTVFDCFGAGQAVSQRLFGGISWRDNPDSQHVMFAAFKSMRQLHEMLWHLAEAQARTFDSYAAEDAKELAGRIDAIAGGTVPGLLSCDIEGLHGEVRGTLMEISEEVRAAYFADGGGHLDPDLQPGADLMGANLRQRRLCGADLRGAYLIGADLRGADLAGVDLLGADLRDARLDGADLSAALFLTQPQLNSAMGSSATVLPPRLSPPSHWLVG from the coding sequence ATCACACCTACACCCCAGAACCGCATCACCCCCACCCTTGACCTGGGCCAGCTGCGCCCTGACTGTGGCAATTGCTTCGCGCTGTGCTGCACAGCCTTCGGCTTCACCCGCTCCGCGGACTTCGCCATCGACAAGCCCGCGGGCACACCCTGCCGGAACCTGGGCCAGGACTTTTCGTGCACCATTCACGACCGCCTCCGGCCCAGGGGTTTTTCCGGCTGCACGGTCTTTGACTGCTTTGGGGCGGGGCAGGCCGTCTCGCAGCGGCTTTTCGGCGGCATCAGCTGGCGGGATAACCCGGACTCGCAACATGTCATGTTCGCCGCGTTCAAATCCATGAGGCAGCTGCACGAAATGCTGTGGCACCTTGCCGAGGCCCAGGCAAGAACGTTCGACTCCTACGCCGCGGAGGACGCGAAGGAACTGGCCGGGAGGATCGATGCGATTGCCGGGGGTACCGTCCCCGGGCTCCTCAGCTGCGATATTGAGGGCCTTCACGGCGAAGTCAGGGGAACCCTGATGGAGATCAGCGAAGAGGTGCGGGCGGCCTACTTTGCCGACGGCGGCGGGCACCTTGATCCGGACCTGCAGCCGGGTGCGGACCTGATGGGAGCCAACCTCCGCCAGCGCCGGCTCTGCGGCGCGGATCTCCGTGGCGCTTACCTGATTGGCGCCGACCTCCGGGGTGCCGACCTCGCCGGCGTGGACCTGTTGGGGGCCGACCTGCGGGATGCAAGGCTCGACGGCGCCGACCTCTCCGCAGCGCTGTTCCTCACCCAGCCGCAACTCAACTCAGCCATGGGCAGCAGTGCTACAGTCCTCCCGCCGCGCCTTTCGCCGCCGTCGCACTGGCTGGTTGGCTAA
- a CDS encoding alpha-amylase family protein: MPEPATADHFDSAKVLTAVAEKAGIRPGDRDWADFERRFHVHFPNLARLFHALYGSRPDFQDQLISLAVEAARSWQERAAELKIQDAESDGGWFESNRVLGGVCYVDRYAADLEGVRARIPYFKELGLTYLHLMPLFLAPEPLSDGGYAVSSYRQVNPRLGTMQQLRGLAAELRANGIRLVVDFVFNHTSNEHEWARKAADGDTDFSDYYWIFPDRRMPDAFEQNVREIFPEDHPGSFVQMPDGRWVWATFHTYQWDLNYSNPEVFRAMAAEMLFLANQGISILRMDAVAFIWKKLGTPCENQPEAHTLLRAFNAVCRLAAPSLLFKSEAIVHPDEVALYIDPAECQLSYNPLQMALIWESMATRNVSLLSQALERRHNIPPGTSWVNYVRSHDDIGWTFGDEDAAELGINGFDHRRFLNSFYVNRFPGSFARGVPFQDNPNTGDCRISGTTASLCGLEDDSVQAVDRILLAHSVAFSTGGIPLLYLGDEVGQLNDYEYAAEEGHEADSRWVHRPHFPAERYARRHDPSTPEGAIFAGLRRMTDARASAPELAGTRLIPFDTKTPAVLGYQRPGEGTLILALANFSEHPQIIQAGTLSGFAPEAVDILSGNTVNLNNGIVLRGLEYTWLRVVPVNWQQS; encoded by the coding sequence ATGCCTGAACCGGCAACCGCAGATCACTTCGACAGCGCGAAGGTGCTCACCGCCGTCGCAGAGAAGGCCGGCATCCGTCCAGGCGACAGGGACTGGGCTGATTTCGAACGGCGCTTCCACGTCCATTTCCCCAACCTGGCGCGCCTGTTCCACGCACTCTACGGCTCACGGCCTGACTTCCAGGACCAGCTAATTTCCCTTGCGGTTGAGGCAGCCCGGTCCTGGCAGGAAAGGGCGGCAGAACTGAAGATCCAGGACGCCGAAAGCGACGGCGGCTGGTTCGAGTCCAACCGCGTGCTCGGCGGGGTCTGCTACGTGGACCGGTACGCCGCCGACCTTGAGGGCGTCCGTGCCCGCATCCCCTACTTCAAGGAACTGGGCCTTACCTACCTGCACCTCATGCCGCTTTTCCTGGCACCCGAACCGCTGTCCGACGGCGGCTACGCGGTGTCCAGTTACCGGCAGGTCAATCCGCGGCTCGGAACCATGCAACAGCTGCGCGGGCTTGCCGCCGAACTGCGTGCCAACGGCATCAGGCTGGTTGTCGACTTCGTCTTCAACCACACGTCAAACGAGCACGAGTGGGCCCGAAAGGCTGCCGACGGCGATACGGACTTCAGCGACTACTACTGGATTTTCCCTGACCGGAGAATGCCGGACGCCTTCGAGCAGAATGTGCGGGAGATCTTCCCGGAAGACCACCCTGGCTCGTTCGTGCAGATGCCGGACGGCAGGTGGGTCTGGGCCACGTTCCACACCTACCAATGGGACCTGAACTATTCGAACCCTGAAGTGTTCCGGGCGATGGCAGCCGAGATGCTTTTCCTCGCCAACCAGGGCATCAGTATCCTGCGGATGGACGCCGTCGCCTTCATCTGGAAGAAGCTGGGGACACCCTGCGAAAACCAGCCGGAGGCACATACCCTGCTGCGGGCCTTCAACGCAGTCTGCCGGCTGGCCGCCCCGTCACTGCTCTTCAAATCCGAAGCCATTGTCCATCCGGACGAGGTGGCCCTGTACATCGATCCGGCCGAATGCCAGCTCTCCTACAACCCCCTTCAAATGGCGCTCATCTGGGAGTCGATGGCCACCCGGAACGTCTCGCTGCTGTCCCAGGCCCTGGAGCGCCGCCACAACATTCCGCCGGGGACGTCCTGGGTGAATTATGTCCGGAGCCACGACGACATCGGCTGGACGTTCGGCGATGAGGACGCTGCAGAGCTCGGGATCAACGGCTTCGACCATCGCCGGTTCCTGAACTCCTTCTACGTCAACCGCTTTCCGGGCAGCTTCGCGCGCGGTGTGCCGTTCCAGGACAACCCCAACACCGGCGACTGCCGCATCTCGGGAACAACTGCCTCGCTCTGCGGCCTGGAGGATGATTCGGTCCAGGCGGTGGACAGGATCCTGCTGGCCCACTCGGTGGCGTTCAGCACCGGCGGCATACCCCTGCTGTACCTGGGCGACGAGGTGGGCCAGCTCAACGACTACGAATACGCCGCGGAGGAAGGTCACGAAGCCGACAGCCGCTGGGTACACCGGCCCCACTTTCCGGCGGAACGCTACGCACGCCGCCATGACCCGTCCACCCCCGAGGGCGCCATCTTCGCAGGCCTCCGCAGAATGACGGATGCCCGGGCCAGTGCCCCCGAACTGGCAGGCACCCGCCTTATTCCGTTCGACACAAAGACGCCGGCCGTGCTGGGCTACCAGCGGCCCGGCGAGGGAACGCTGATACTCGCCCTTGCCAACTTCAGTGAACATCCCCAGATCATCCAGGCCGGAACACTCTCAGGCTTCGCACCGGAGGCCGTGGACATTCTTTCCGGTAACACCGTAAACCTCAATAACGGAATAGTCCTCCGGGGGCTGGAGTACACCTGGCTCCGAGTGGTGCCGGTGAACTGGCAACAGTCCTAG
- a CDS encoding alpha/beta fold hydrolase, translated as MDIILVPGFWLDASSWAEVTPPLEAVGHTPHPLTLPGLESADAPRAGIGLRDHIDAVVRAVDGLEGKVVLVGHSGGGAIIHGVVDARPDRVERAIYVDSGPLGEGGVINDELPAEGDQIPLPPWEGFEDADLTDLTEDLRAQFRARAIPQPKGVAFDQQHLHDVRRYDVPATVIACEFPSSLLQEWIDAGHPYVAELARIRDVEYVDLPTGHWPQFTKPAELGQAILAAVDRRA; from the coding sequence ATGGACATCATCCTGGTACCCGGTTTCTGGTTGGACGCCTCGTCGTGGGCGGAGGTGACGCCGCCCTTGGAGGCGGTAGGGCACACGCCCCATCCGCTCACCCTCCCCGGCCTCGAGTCTGCAGACGCCCCGCGCGCCGGAATTGGCCTGCGTGACCACATCGACGCCGTCGTGAGGGCCGTGGACGGGCTGGAAGGAAAAGTGGTGCTGGTGGGCCACTCCGGCGGCGGCGCCATCATCCACGGGGTGGTTGATGCGCGGCCGGACCGGGTGGAGCGCGCCATCTACGTGGACAGCGGCCCCCTGGGCGAGGGCGGCGTCATCAACGATGAGCTGCCGGCGGAGGGCGACCAGATTCCCCTGCCGCCCTGGGAAGGTTTCGAAGACGCCGATCTCACGGACCTCACCGAGGACCTTCGTGCCCAATTCCGGGCCCGCGCCATCCCGCAGCCCAAGGGCGTGGCGTTCGATCAGCAGCACCTGCACGACGTCCGCCGGTATGACGTCCCCGCCACCGTGATCGCCTGCGAGTTTCCTTCCTCACTGCTTCAGGAGTGGATCGACGCCGGCCATCCCTACGTGGCGGAGCTGGCCCGTATCCGGGACGTGGAGTACGTGGACCTTCCCACCGGGCACTGGCCCCAGTTCACCAAACCTGCGGAACTGGGCCAGGCAATCCTGGCAGCGGTGGACCGCAGAGCGTGA
- a CDS encoding D-arabinono-1,4-lactone oxidase has translation MQNWAGNLEYSSTDIRRPRSVEELAEVVAGASRVKALGSRHSFNRVGDTSGVHVLLDGLPQEIELDSEARTVRVSGGVSYGELCRRLDRAGVAIHNLASLPHISVAGAIQTGTHGSGVNNPSLAGAVERIDLVRPSGEQVSLSAADGDQFLGSVVGLGALGIVTGLELSVRQSFHMRQRVLENLPWDSALENFGALVSSAYSVSLFTDYAGDVIDQVWLKALDSEPALAGLFGATAATEARHPLPGMSAETCTPQLDEPGPWLDRLPHFRHEFTPSNGEELQSEFILPLEQAPAALQAVRTLAAKVAPLLFVSEIRTGAADEFWLSPFYRQQSVALHFTWKPLQAEVEAVLPELEDLLRPFGARPHWGKLFTPASHDWEALYPRFGDFRSLAAAHDPEGKFRNDLLDSILGVPAASAR, from the coding sequence ATGCAAAACTGGGCAGGAAACCTCGAATACTCCTCTACGGATATTCGCCGTCCACGCTCTGTGGAGGAACTCGCCGAGGTGGTGGCGGGCGCCAGCCGGGTTAAGGCCCTGGGGTCCCGGCACTCCTTCAACCGGGTGGGCGACACCAGCGGCGTCCACGTGCTCCTCGATGGACTGCCGCAGGAAATCGAGCTGGATTCCGAGGCTCGGACTGTCAGGGTGAGCGGTGGCGTCAGCTATGGCGAGCTGTGCCGGAGGCTGGACCGGGCCGGCGTCGCCATCCACAACCTGGCCTCCCTGCCCCACATTTCCGTGGCGGGAGCCATCCAGACCGGGACCCACGGCTCCGGAGTCAACAACCCCTCCCTGGCCGGCGCCGTCGAACGCATCGACCTGGTGCGTCCCTCGGGTGAACAGGTCTCGCTGTCCGCCGCGGATGGAGACCAGTTCCTGGGCAGTGTTGTGGGCCTCGGCGCCCTGGGAATCGTCACCGGACTGGAGCTGTCCGTCCGGCAGAGCTTCCACATGCGGCAGCGCGTCCTGGAAAATTTGCCGTGGGACAGTGCCCTGGAAAATTTCGGCGCCCTGGTCTCCAGCGCGTACAGCGTCAGCCTGTTCACTGACTACGCGGGAGACGTCATCGACCAGGTCTGGCTGAAGGCCCTCGATTCCGAGCCTGCCCTGGCCGGGCTCTTTGGCGCCACCGCGGCCACAGAGGCGCGGCATCCCCTGCCCGGAATGTCGGCGGAAACGTGCACACCCCAACTGGACGAACCCGGGCCATGGCTGGACCGCCTGCCGCATTTCCGGCACGAGTTCACGCCCAGCAACGGCGAAGAGCTGCAGAGCGAATTCATCCTGCCATTGGAGCAGGCGCCTGCGGCCCTGCAGGCGGTACGCACCCTGGCGGCCAAGGTGGCGCCGCTGCTGTTTGTGTCCGAGATCCGCACAGGCGCGGCTGACGAGTTCTGGCTGAGCCCGTTCTACCGGCAACAGAGCGTGGCCCTGCATTTCACCTGGAAGCCGCTGCAGGCTGAGGTTGAAGCTGTCCTTCCGGAGCTTGAGGACCTGCTCCGTCCGTTTGGCGCCCGGCCGCACTGGGGCAAGCTCTTTACCCCTGCCAGCCACGACTGGGAAGCGCTCTACCCCAGGTTCGGTGACTTCCGGTCACTGGCCGCGGCACATGATCCGGAGGGCAAGTTCCGCAACGACCTGCTGGACAGCATCCTGGGTGTCCCCGCGGCGAGCGCCCGGTAG
- a CDS encoding TetR/AcrR family transcriptional regulator — MTSDTTTPAEAAVPQLSRRELNKAATRQAITDATMDLVRQKGLGNFTVEDIADAAGVSRRTFFNYYASTEAAIGNVTHGFLDVALQQFRLRPAGEPVIVSAREALMALADPMAVAPVAELFSLIQQNQQLARTELEAWDHCAGQIIEAARERIAGDTGVELDELYLRALAGSVISCGKAAVEVWFARCGADLSEASMATLRQLMIDSMDLLACGFGTTPDTSQTPQAAETPASALPTDRH, encoded by the coding sequence GTGACTTCTGATACAACCACACCAGCCGAGGCGGCAGTTCCCCAGCTGTCCCGGCGGGAACTCAACAAGGCAGCAACCCGCCAGGCAATTACAGATGCCACCATGGATCTTGTCCGGCAAAAAGGCCTGGGCAACTTCACGGTGGAGGACATCGCCGATGCCGCCGGCGTCTCCCGCCGCACCTTCTTCAACTACTACGCCAGCACCGAGGCGGCGATCGGAAACGTCACCCACGGTTTCCTGGACGTAGCGCTCCAGCAGTTCCGGCTGCGCCCGGCGGGTGAACCGGTGATCGTCTCGGCCAGGGAAGCCCTGATGGCCCTTGCCGATCCCATGGCCGTGGCGCCCGTTGCCGAGCTCTTCAGCCTGATTCAGCAGAACCAGCAGCTCGCCCGTACGGAGCTCGAAGCGTGGGACCACTGCGCCGGGCAGATTATTGAGGCGGCGCGTGAGCGCATTGCCGGGGACACCGGCGTCGAACTGGATGAGCTGTACCTCCGGGCGCTGGCAGGCTCGGTGATTTCCTGCGGCAAGGCCGCCGTGGAAGTCTGGTTTGCCCGCTGCGGCGCTGACCTCTCCGAGGCCTCCATGGCCACGCTTCGGCAGCTGATGATCGATTCCATGGATCTGCTGGCCTGCGGCTTCGGCACCACGCCAGACACCTCACAGACTCCCCAGGCTGCTGAAACCCCGGCATCCGCACTTCCCACAGATCGGCACTGA